One window of the Benincasa hispida cultivar B227 chromosome 3, ASM972705v1, whole genome shotgun sequence genome contains the following:
- the LOC120073630 gene encoding uncharacterized protein LOC120073630 — protein MPSYVKFLKDIVANKRKIRENEIVALTYECNALFQINVPTKMKDPESFTLPCSIGGKKVRNALCDLGASINLMPFSIFKKLNIGNARPTTITLQLADRSITHSEGKIEDVLVQVDKFIFPTDFIILDYEADREVPIILGRPFLATG, from the coding sequence ATGCCGAGCTAtgtgaaattcctcaaggaCATAGTTGCTAATAAAAGAAAGATTAGGGAGAATGAAATAGTTGCATTAACATATGAGTGCAATGCGCTATTTCAAATCAACGTCCCCACCAAAATGAAAGATCCCGAGAGTTTCACATTGCCCTGCTCAATAGGGGGAAAGAAGGTTAGAAATGCGCTGTGTGATTTGGGGGCGAGTATAAACCTAATGCCcttttcaatcttcaaaaagtTGAATATCGGTAACGCAAGACCAACCACAATTACATTgcagttggccgatagatcaataacGCATTCTGAAGGcaaaatagaggatgtacttGTGCAAGTAGATAAGTTTATCTTCCCTACTGACTTTATCATATTAGATTATGAAGCTGATAGAGAAgtgcctatcatcttgggtcgcccatttcttgCAACAGGGTGA